Proteins encoded by one window of Flagellimonas lutaonensis:
- a CDS encoding transporter, whose amino-acid sequence MDLSSLKKILFCTLLLPFAALGQYTDVINSNRPGLSVSAYAVGKNVVQAEFGMLYEQQDHADLSTESNILGADLSLRYGLLVEQLEINYEGTFINQNITFNNFGFSEKRTDFSRNRLGIKYLIYDRYKDPERNKPNLYSWRANNLFQLKNLIPSVSLYGGATFNLGDNPFYPEDPTISYRGMVATQSRLTPRMVLISNIAYDRISSDDPELSYLVSLSYAFRNPKWSAFVEHQGIDSDRYSDLLLRTGVAHLFSPNFQADINLGASFKSTPSRIFISTGFSYRLDFHKDEMKPVDQQSTGNKISRKAMKKRKRGKRKKKDKLDF is encoded by the coding sequence ATGGACCTTTCATCATTGAAAAAAATTCTTTTCTGTACCCTTTTGCTTCCCTTTGCGGCCTTGGGGCAATACACCGATGTGATCAACTCAAACCGGCCCGGACTCTCGGTAAGTGCCTATGCGGTAGGGAAAAACGTGGTGCAGGCAGAATTTGGCATGCTCTACGAACAGCAAGACCATGCCGACCTTAGCACCGAATCGAATATTTTGGGAGCAGACCTTTCTTTGCGATACGGACTGCTCGTCGAGCAATTGGAAATCAATTACGAAGGTACCTTTATCAACCAAAACATTACGTTCAACAATTTTGGGTTCAGCGAAAAGCGGACCGATTTTTCAAGAAACCGATTGGGAATCAAATATTTGATATACGATCGTTACAAAGACCCTGAGCGCAACAAGCCCAATTTGTACAGCTGGCGGGCCAACAATCTCTTTCAACTAAAGAATTTGATACCGTCAGTGTCGCTTTATGGTGGGGCCACCTTCAATTTGGGCGACAATCCGTTCTACCCCGAAGACCCCACCATTTCATACCGTGGTATGGTGGCCACACAAAGTCGTCTAACACCTAGAATGGTGTTGATATCGAACATTGCCTATGACCGCATCTCGTCCGATGACCCAGAGTTGAGCTATCTGGTTTCGCTGTCGTATGCCTTTAGAAATCCCAAATGGAGTGCTTTTGTGGAACATCAGGGCATAGATAGCGACCGATATTCAGACCTGTTGTTGCGAACAGGGGTCGCACACCTTTTTAGCCCGAATTTTCAGGCCGACATCAACTTGGGGGCCAGTTTTAAAAGCACGCCCTCCCGTATTTTCATTTCCACCGGGTTCTCGTACCGGCTGGATTTTCATAAAGATGAGATGAAACCTGTCGACCAGCAGAGTACGGGCAACAAAATCAGCCGTAAGGCCATGAAAAAGCGGAAAAGGGGCAAAAGAAAGAAAAAGGACAAACTAGACTTCTAA
- a CDS encoding DUF4834 family protein yields the protein MALLKTILVLILVYYTLKLLWRLLAPKLFGYAVKKAEERFGQQFGTFDDYSDPKQKEGETTISKRPNPKANPSKKVGEYIDFEEIE from the coding sequence ATGGCTTTACTGAAAACGATATTAGTACTCATATTAGTATACTATACACTGAAATTGCTGTGGCGGTTATTGGCCCCAAAACTCTTTGGGTATGCCGTTAAAAAGGCTGAGGAACGATTTGGGCAACAGTTCGGCACGTTCGACGATTATTCAGATCCGAAACAGAAAGAGGGCGAGACCACCATTTCAAAGCGGCCCAACCCCAAGGCCAATCCCTCAAAAAAAGTTGGAGAATATATAGATTTTGAAGAAATTGAGTGA
- a CDS encoding YfhO family protein: MKLSAKAIFTHLIVIVLFVLASTVYFYPVLQGKAIFQSDIAQYKGMAKERDDFKKNTGIESYWTNSAFGGMPTYQLGANYPHDYVKKLDRLIRFLPRPADYLFLYLLGFYVLMLCMKAKWRWAVLGALAFGFSTYLIIILGVGHNAKAHALGYIPFLLGGIILVFRKKYILGFLLTALAMALEISANHYQMTYYFMLLVLVMGAVYLIYAIKEKELKHFFVSVGILVGAVVLGVATNATGLMATKEYADWSTRGKSELTINPDGSPKEVKDGLDKEYITQYSYGILESLNLFVPRLFGGSNSENLGKDSKAYAFLTEQGLPPSRALEFTGGLPLYWGKQPIVAAPAYVGAVVFFLFVLGLFLVKAKHKWWLVAGVLLSLLLSWGKNFPALTNFMIDYFPLYNKFRAVSSVQVVLELCIPVLGILGLMQLAKKKVKTTEKMRALKWSTFITVGLCVAIFLMKGFFDFEGLNDDSYRRYFGDELMAMVQSDREAVYVNDTLRTLIFVLLTALALWFFIKDKINKNILALALGALLLIDLVGVNLRYVNADDFVRQRVVNNPFQPSEADKQIMQDPGVFRVFDPNEGLNGARTSFFHHSIGGYHAAKPRAMQDLFEFHIYKNNLQVLNMLNVKYIMQQDEEGRTYAALNENANGNAWFVENIKAVKSPDEAIQALGDIDTKKTAVVNTQKYPWLVKTSYGVDSTATIQLIEYRPDYLKYRSSNPNEGFAVFSEMFYPHGWNAYLDGKPTDHYRVNYALRGMKIPAGEHEIEFRFEPKVVETGSKIALGSNILLGLLFLLGLLYLFWPKREKTKT, translated from the coding sequence ATGAAGCTTTCTGCCAAGGCAATTTTCACCCATCTTATCGTAATTGTATTGTTTGTGCTGGCCTCAACGGTGTATTTTTACCCCGTATTGCAGGGCAAGGCCATTTTTCAATCAGACATTGCCCAGTACAAGGGCATGGCCAAAGAGCGCGATGACTTTAAGAAGAACACTGGCATAGAGTCGTATTGGACGAACAGTGCCTTCGGGGGCATGCCCACTTATCAATTGGGAGCCAATTATCCGCACGACTACGTAAAGAAACTCGATAGGCTCATCCGTTTTCTTCCCCGGCCAGCCGATTACCTGTTTTTGTACCTGCTGGGGTTTTATGTGTTGATGCTCTGTATGAAGGCAAAATGGCGATGGGCGGTTTTGGGTGCCCTGGCCTTTGGTTTTTCGACCTATCTCATCATTATCTTGGGGGTGGGCCACAATGCAAAGGCACATGCCCTTGGCTACATTCCCTTTTTGTTGGGCGGAATTATCCTGGTCTTCCGAAAGAAATACATCTTGGGGTTTTTGCTGACCGCTTTGGCGATGGCCCTTGAAATCAGTGCCAACCATTACCAGATGACCTATTATTTTATGCTCTTGGTATTGGTTATGGGGGCCGTCTATCTTATCTATGCCATCAAGGAAAAAGAACTGAAACACTTTTTTGTTTCCGTTGGAATTTTAGTGGGCGCCGTTGTTTTGGGCGTTGCCACCAATGCCACGGGACTCATGGCCACCAAAGAATATGCCGATTGGAGCACACGGGGCAAATCGGAGCTTACCATCAACCCCGACGGTAGCCCGAAAGAAGTAAAAGACGGCCTTGACAAAGAATACATTACCCAATACAGTTACGGCATTTTAGAGTCGCTCAATCTTTTTGTGCCCCGGTTGTTCGGCGGTTCGAACAGCGAAAATCTGGGAAAAGACTCAAAGGCCTATGCCTTTTTGACCGAACAAGGGCTGCCGCCCTCACGTGCCCTTGAATTTACGGGCGGCCTACCGCTTTATTGGGGCAAACAGCCCATCGTGGCGGCCCCGGCCTATGTGGGGGCTGTGGTCTTCTTTTTGTTCGTGCTGGGGCTTTTTTTGGTTAAAGCAAAGCACAAGTGGTGGCTCGTGGCAGGTGTGCTGCTGTCTCTGCTGCTTTCATGGGGAAAGAACTTTCCTGCGTTGACCAATTTCATGATCGATTATTTTCCACTTTATAACAAATTCAGGGCGGTATCATCGGTACAGGTAGTGTTGGAGCTTTGTATCCCCGTTCTTGGAATCTTGGGATTGATGCAGCTCGCCAAAAAGAAGGTGAAGACCACAGAAAAAATGCGGGCCCTAAAATGGAGCACCTTCATTACCGTCGGGCTATGCGTTGCCATTTTTTTGATGAAGGGGTTCTTCGACTTTGAAGGACTGAACGATGACAGCTATCGACGCTATTTTGGTGATGAGCTGATGGCCATGGTACAAAGTGACCGCGAGGCTGTGTATGTGAACGATACCCTGCGAACATTGATTTTTGTACTGCTGACCGCATTGGCGTTGTGGTTTTTTATCAAAGACAAAATTAACAAGAATATCTTGGCATTAGCGTTGGGCGCACTTTTATTGATTGATTTGGTCGGTGTAAACCTGCGTTATGTGAACGCCGATGATTTTGTGCGACAAAGGGTGGTCAACAATCCGTTTCAACCCTCTGAGGCTGATAAGCAAATTATGCAAGACCCCGGTGTTTTCAGGGTCTTTGACCCCAACGAAGGGTTGAACGGTGCGCGCACCTCGTTTTTTCACCACTCGATAGGCGGCTACCATGCGGCCAAGCCCAGGGCCATGCAAGACCTGTTTGAGTTTCATATCTACAAAAACAATTTACAGGTGCTCAATATGCTGAATGTGAAGTATATAATGCAGCAAGATGAAGAGGGTAGAACCTATGCAGCCCTAAACGAAAACGCGAATGGCAATGCATGGTTCGTCGAGAACATCAAAGCGGTCAAATCACCTGATGAGGCAATCCAGGCGCTGGGCGATATCGACACCAAGAAAACTGCCGTGGTGAATACCCAAAAATATCCGTGGCTGGTCAAGACAAGTTATGGGGTGGATTCCACGGCCACCATTCAACTTATCGAGTACCGCCCCGATTACCTGAAGTACCGTTCGAGCAACCCCAACGAGGGCTTTGCCGTATTCTCTGAAATGTTTTACCCCCATGGATGG